The stretch of DNA ACAACTCGAAGCGGCTGGAAGTGGACGCGACCGAGTTCTCGCGCGCGGTGGATCGCGTGGCGACCGTGTCTTCCGAACGCTCGCGCGCGGTGAAGTTGACGCTGGAAGACGATCGTCTGATCCTGTCGGTGAACGCCCCCGACAGCGGCGCGGCCGAGGAAGAGCTGGCCGTCGCCTATGCCGACGAGCCGCTGGAGATCGGTTTCAACGCCAAGTACCTGCAGGAGATCGCCGACCAGGTGGATCGCGAGAACGCGGTTTTCCTGTTCAACTCTCCGGGCGATCCGACCCTGATGCGCGAGGGCAATGACGAGACCGCGGTCTATGTCGTGATGCCCATGCGCGTCTGACCGCCCGGTCAGGCCCCGTGCGCCGTCTGGCTGTCACGCGGCTGCAGCTGTCGCATTTCCGGTCCCACCGCGCCGCGCTGATCGAGGGCGATGGCCGTCCCCTGGCCATTGTCGGCCCGAACGGGGCCGGCAAGACCAACATCCTGGAAGCGCTGTCGCTGCTTTCCCCGGGCAAGGGATTGCGCCGCGCCTCTACCGAGGAGCTGGCGCGCAGCCCCGAGGATCTGGGCTGGAAGATCCGCGCCGTGCTGACCGCACCTGACAGGTCGCACGAGATCGACACCTGGGCGGAGCCCGGCAACGCCAGCCGCACGGTTGAGATCGACGGCAAGTCTGCGCCGCAGACGGCGCTTGGCCGGATCGCCCGGGTCCTTTGGCTGGTGCCGGCGATGGACCGGCTGTGGCTTGAGGGCGCGTCCGAGCGGCGGCGCTTTCTGGACCGGATCACGCTGAGCCTGGAGCCGTATCACGCGGATGCCGCCGTCGCCTATGAGAAGGCGATGCGCGAGCGCAACCGTCTGCTGAAAGACAATGTGCGTGATCCCGCCTGGTATGCCGGGCTCGAGGCGCAGATGGCCCGGCACGGTGCTGCGCTCTGGGCGAACCGGGAAATGGCGCTCGACCGTCTGCGGGCGGCGCAGGACGGGGCCGAGACGGCCTTTCCCCGTGCCGAGCTGAGCCTGACCCTGCCCGAGGACGGCCCCGAAGGCCCGGACGAGGCGGAACTTCGCGACGCGCTCGCTGCATCGCGTCCGCGCGATCTCGCGGCCGGGCGCAGCCTGATCGGTCCGCATCGCGCCGACCTGACCGCCCTATATGCCGCCAAGGGAATGGAGGCGCGGCTTTGCTCTACCGGCGAGCAGAAGGCGCTGCTCGTCTCGCTGATCCTGGCCAATGCCCGCGCCCTGGCCGAGGATTTCGGCGCCGCGCCGATCCTGCTGCTGGACGAGGTGGCGGCCCATCTTGACGCCGGTCGCCGGGCTGCCCTTTATGACGAGATCTGCGCCATGGGGGCGCAGGCCTGGATGACCGGAACCGACGCCAACCTGTTCGACGCGCTTGGCGACCGCGCCCGGCATCTGCGCGTGACCGAGGAGGGCGGCCTCTCCCGGATCGAGGAACTGCGATGAGCCATACCCCGCAGCGTGTGTCGCTGATAACGCTTGGCGTGCGCGATCTCGCCCGCGCGCGGTCTTTCTACGCCGCGCTGGGCTGGCGAGGGTCCCCCCACGGCACGGCCGAGGTCGCGTTCTACCAGATGCAGGGATCCGTTCTGGCGCTGTTCGGGCTTGGCGACCTGGCGCAGGATCAGGGCCGCCCTGTGAAGGCGCTGGGGACTGGCGCCGCTGCGCTGGCGCAGAATTTCGAAACCGAGCGCGAAGTTGACGCGGCACATGCGCTTGCCCTGTCGGCCGGCGCGACATCCCTCAAGGCCCCGGCCAAAACCCCGTGGGGTGGGTACTCGGGTTACTACGCCGACCCGGATGGCCATGTCTGGGAACTGGCCTGCAATCCCTTCTGGCCACTAGGCGCGGACGGCAGCCTGACGCTACCGGACACGCCATGACCCTGGGCCTGTCCGACCTCGCGCTCTATGCAGGGGCGCTTTTCGTGCTGTTCCTGACCCCCGGCCCGGTCTGGGTCGCCATCGTCGCACGCTCGCTATCGGCGGGTTTCGCGGGTGCCTGGCCACTGGCCATGGGCGTCGTCGTGGGCGATGTGCTCTGGCCGCTGCTGGCGATCCTTGGCGTCAGCTGGGTGCTTTCGGTCTATGGCGGATTTCTGGAAGCGTTGCGCTATGCTGCCGCGGTCATCTTTCTGCTGATGGGCGCGGGCCTGATCCGTCACCGCCACCGCCTGCTGGGCGAGAACTCCGCCCTGACCGCCCCCGGCGCCTGGGCCGGCTTTACTGCGGGGCTGCTGGCGATCCTGGGCAATCCCAAGGCGATCCTGTTCTACATGGGCGTGCTGCCCGGCTTCTTCGATCTTAGCCGCGTGACGACCGCCGACATCGTTGCGATCTGTGCGATTTCGGCGTTGGTTCCCTTCATCGGCAACCTTGCGCTGGGCCTGTCTCTTGACCGGGTTCGGGCGATCATCGCCTCGCCCGAGGCGCGGGCGCGGATCAATTTCTGGGCCGGTGTCGTGCTGATCCTGGTGGGCTTTGCGATCGTCCTGATCTAGGCGCGGGCGCTTTCACGCAACCCGTTGATATTGCTTGGAACTATCCCGGCAAAAACCGGCCGGTGCGCGTGACATTCCCGTGCGGACCCACTAGAATTGCGCCAAACGAAAAAGGGGCACGCAACATGTCGGAAACCGGGCAGGGTTCGGCCGAAAACGATAGCGACTACGGCGCCGGATCGATCAAGGTCCTCAAGGGGCTGGAGGCGGTGCGCAAGCGTCCCGGTATGTATATCGGGGATACCGATGACGGGTCGGGCCTGCACCACATGGTCTATGAGGTGGTGGACAACGGCATCGACGAGGCGCTCGCCGGTCATGCCGATACCGTGACCGTGACGATCCATGCCGACGAGTCCGTTTCCGTCACCGACAACGGTCGCGGCATCCCCACGGACATCCACCAGGAAGAGGGCGTCTCCGCGGCCGAGGTCATCATGACCCAGCTGCATGCCGGCGGGAAGTTCGACAGCAACTCCTACAAGGTATCCGGCGGCCTGCATGGCGTGGGCGTATCGGTTGTGAACGCCCTGTCGGAATGGCTGGAGCTTCGCATCTGGCGCGGGGGCAAGGAGCACTACGCCCGCTTCGAGGGGGGCTTCACTGTCGAATCCCTGCGCGTCGTGGGCGATGCCGAGGGCCGACGCGGCACTCAGGTCCGCTTTCTTGCCTCGACCGGGACCTTCTCGAACCGCGAATACGTCTTCAAGACGCTTGAGCACCGGTTGCGGGAACTGGCGTTCCTCAATTCCGGGGTTCGCATCACGCTGCGGGACGAGCGCCCGGCCGAGGCGTTGCAGGTCGAGATGATCTACGAAGGCGGGGTGCGCGAATTCGTGCGCTACCTGGAC from Halovulum dunhuangense encodes:
- the recF gene encoding DNA replication/repair protein RecF (All proteins in this family for which functions are known are DNA-binding proteins that assist the filamentation of RecA onto DNA for the initiation of recombination or recombinational repair.), with product MRRLAVTRLQLSHFRSHRAALIEGDGRPLAIVGPNGAGKTNILEALSLLSPGKGLRRASTEELARSPEDLGWKIRAVLTAPDRSHEIDTWAEPGNASRTVEIDGKSAPQTALGRIARVLWLVPAMDRLWLEGASERRRFLDRITLSLEPYHADAAVAYEKAMRERNRLLKDNVRDPAWYAGLEAQMARHGAALWANREMALDRLRAAQDGAETAFPRAELSLTLPEDGPEGPDEAELRDALAASRPRDLAAGRSLIGPHRADLTALYAAKGMEARLCSTGEQKALLVSLILANARALAEDFGAAPILLLDEVAAHLDAGRRAALYDEICAMGAQAWMTGTDANLFDALGDRARHLRVTEEGGLSRIEELR
- a CDS encoding VOC family protein, producing MSHTPQRVSLITLGVRDLARARSFYAALGWRGSPHGTAEVAFYQMQGSVLALFGLGDLAQDQGRPVKALGTGAAALAQNFETEREVDAAHALALSAGATSLKAPAKTPWGGYSGYYADPDGHVWELACNPFWPLGADGSLTLPDTP
- a CDS encoding LysE family translocator is translated as MTLGLSDLALYAGALFVLFLTPGPVWVAIVARSLSAGFAGAWPLAMGVVVGDVLWPLLAILGVSWVLSVYGGFLEALRYAAAVIFLLMGAGLIRHRHRLLGENSALTAPGAWAGFTAGLLAILGNPKAILFYMGVLPGFFDLSRVTTADIVAICAISALVPFIGNLALGLSLDRVRAIIASPEARARINFWAGVVLILVGFAIVLI